The following are encoded together in the Cherax quadricarinatus isolate ZL_2023a chromosome 37, ASM3850222v1, whole genome shotgun sequence genome:
- the LOC138853674 gene encoding acanthoscurrin-2-like, whose product MMSLRGLMMLVVVMTVVGVVIAYPDPSAGYRRKFGGGGFSGGGLGGFGGGGLGGFGGGGLGGFGGGGLGGGFGGGGLGGGFGGKFGGLGGGHGGYHG is encoded by the exons ATGATGTCTCTGCGAGGGCTG atgatgttggtagtggtgatgactgtggtgggagtggtgatagcCTACCCTGATCCCTCTGCAGGATATCGCCGTAAATTTGGCGGAGGTGGATTTAGTGGTGGTGGACTTGgtgggtttggtggtggtggacttggtgggtttggtggtggtggactTGGTGGATTTGGTGGCGGTGGACTTGGCGGTGGATTTGGTGGAGGTGGACTTGGCGGTGGCTTTGGTGGTAAATTCGGAGGCCTTGGTGG AGGTCATGGTGGCTACCATGGGTAG